The DNA segment TGGCACGAAAGCATGACATAGAATTCGCGATCAGAAACTCCCGCAGAGATTCCGAAGACAGGGAGCAACCGCAAAGAATTCTCAGCAGTGATAAAGAGCTGCTGAATGCGTTGGCGGACCAGGTTTGGAACGAAACCAATGACTCTGCCACAGAAAAACGGCTCGTGTTCAGGAGCAGATCCCTGATCCCCGGAGTTTTCCCAATCTATGATGCACTGGGGACACGAACAGGTGAACTGGCGATTTTGAAGGATATAACACACTCAGTAGCTGTTTTCGACCATGTTCTAGGCATATTTGCGATTCTAATAACTACAGCAGGTCTGTTTATCTTGATGATCCTCTTCGGGTTTATCAGACACATAAACAGAAATCTTTCTCAGACCCATTCACAACTTCTGGACGAAATAGAAGAAAGAAAAAAAGTAGAAGAATTTCTTAGAGAGAGTAAACAGCGATACTCCCTGCTTACCCAAAGCATTCCCGGAATTGTATTTCAATTCAAAATGACGGGAGATGGGTCCTGCTCTGAAACTTTTATCGAAGGTAACATTCCCGAACTCTGCTGTGAATACGGTATAGATCAAAAGGAATGCGGGCTTTTCTTCGAACTCATACACGAGGATGATGTTGATGATGTAGTCGCCTCATTGATCCAAGCAGCAAGTCTTGAAAGGACCTGGTCGGCTGAGTATCGAATAAAGTGCGCTCCCGGATCGGAACGATGGGTTCGAGCAACCGCAAATCCGGGCAGCACAGATGAGCACAATCGCACATTGTGGAATGGGGTAATGCTTGACGTGACCGACAAAAAGAAGGAGGAAAAAAACAGGCTCGAACTCGAAGAAGAACTTCTAAGGATAAGTGAACGCGAGAGAAGACGCATAGGTTATGAACTGCATGACAGCATTGGGCAGCAATTAACAGGTATAGCATTCATGGTAAAGGCAACACAGGCACGACTTGAATCTCGCGATCTGACCGAAGCAAAGGATATGGAGGACGTGTCAAGGCTAATAAATGACACTATTGATGAGACACGCGACCTTGCCAAAATGATCCATCCAATAGATCTGAAAGTAAGCGGTTTCCTGCCGGCACTCGAACAGCTTATGGCAATGAGTGAAAGCCTGTTCGGAATCGAGTGCAGGCTGATATGCGACAGCGCTGTGAGGTTTAGTACTTTTAGTGATGATACAGCAATGCATTTGTACAGAATAACCGAGGAAGCCATTCTGAACGCTATAAGACATGGGAAGGCAAAATCCGTTTGGGTTGAAATAAATAAAAGAGACAAAGACATGGTTTTGATAATCCAGAATGATGGCGAAGATTTCCCAGAAGCACCTGTCTCACAAAACGGTATGGGATTGAAGATAATGGATTACCGAGCACAGTTGATACATGGTTCTGTCACGATCGGACCGAGACCGGCTGGAGGCGCTCATTTAAGCTGTAAATTTCGGGAAAATAATTAGGTAATAAGTTATACGAAAGAGGTTATTATGAATCAGCATGTAAAAGCGACAGATGTAAAAAAGGCCCGCATTCTGCTGGTAGATGACCACCCCATAGTCAGGCAAGGATTAAGTGAACTGATCAACCACGAAGACGACATGGTTGTCTGCGGCCACGCTGAAGAATCCTATGAAGCAATGTCTTTCATCCGAAATGAGACTCTTGACATGGTCATAGTTGACATTTCCCTGCGTGAAACCAGCGGGATGGAACTGATCAAGGACATACGTGCACAGAGACCTCACATGCCTATACTCACACTTTCAATGCATGACGAGTCACTTTACGCTGAGCGTGCGCTGCGGGCAGGAGCGAACGGGTACGTTATGAAACAGGAAGCCACAGACGTATTGGTTGGCGCAATTCGCAAGGTCATGGACGGCGAATTACATCTCAGTGACAATATGGCTGCCAGAATGGTACGCAAGCTAGTCGGCGGTAAAATGAAAGTGGAATCATCCCCGATTGACCGTCTCAGCGATCGGGAACTGGAGGTATTTAGACTAACAGGCCAGGGCCTTGGAACAAGGCACATTGCTGAAAGGCTCCATCTGAGCATAAAAACGATCGAAACCTACAGAGCACACATCAAGGAAAAGCTTAGCTTAGGTGATGCTGCCGAACTTTTGCAGTATGCCATACAGTGGGTAAACAGCGAAGTGATGTCGCAACCGCCTGAAACGCGGACCTGAGCCCGGGGGTAAAGCGTTAATACCAATGGGGGAGACAATTCAAGCAGTACACTCTGTGATAATCATAGACAACTGCACCTTCGACTGACCTTCTTATGCAAATGCTAAACCAAAGTCGCATTGTCTGTGATAACTGTTAAGGGTCTGACCGGAGGGACATTGAGACGGATATCCCGATTTACTGCTGAGCTCCTCATGCTATAATGTTGAGGCAAAAGTCTAAAAAGGAGCTTTGCTTTGTGATGGGCCCATCGCTGAAAATTGTCTTTGTATCGTCATTCAAGCCGCGTAAATGCGGGATAGCCTCCTTTACCAGCGATCTCATATCAAGCACAAAGATGCTTCAGGGTGAACGTTTTTTTCCTGAAGTGATAGCCCTTGAGAGCGATGGTGAGTTCCAATACGATAAGCCCGTAACACTCCGCCTGAGAAAGAATGCGGAGTATCATTATGTATACGCCGCCGATTACGTAAACATGAGTGATGTTGACATGGTATGCATACAGCACGAGTACGGCCTCTTTGGCGGCGAGGCAGGCAGCCATCTTTCGATATTCCTCGAACGTGTAAAAAAACCGGTCATCACTACCCTGCATACCATATTGGACAAGCCCGACGTAAAGCAGTTCGAGCTTCTCAAGGAGATATGCGGCCGATCCGATAAGGTTGTGGTGATGAGTTACAGGGGGGCAACTTTGCTCAAAGAACTGTACCGGGTACCGGCTCGAAAAATAATACATATCCCTCATGGCATACCTGATTTCCCATTTTCCGAAAGCACATCATGGAAGCGTGAATTAAATCTCGGTGACAGGCGTATAATCACGACATTCGGCCTTCTAAGCCCTAACAAAGGCATAGAAATAATGCTGAAAGCACTTACCACCATCATCAAGACCGATCCATCGGTACTTTACATGGTTTTAGGCACCGTACACCCGGAAATAGTGCGAAGAGAAGGTTACACCCTCCAAACCGATCTGGCGAAGAAAGCAAAACAGCTCGGAGTTGCAGGCCATGTAGCCTTTTATAATCGATTCGTAAGTGACCGTGAACTCCTAACCTTTTTGGGTGCTACAGACGTATATGTCAGCCCCTATCTGCATCCTGAGCAGGTTTCCAGCGGAACACTGGCCTTTGCGATAGGTTTTGGCAAAGCCGTGGTGTCTACGCCCTTTTACGCAGCGCAGGAATTGTTGGCCGATGGCAGAGGAAAACTGGTAGATTTCGGCAACAGTGAAGAACTTGCAGATACAGTAATCGATATTATCACCCATCCTGGCAAGTTGTGGGACATGAGAAGGCGTGCCTATGCTTACGGAAGGGAGATGCGATGGTCGAAAGTGAGCCGGGCCTACTGGGATCTGTTTTTGTCATGCCTTGAAAACAGAACCGAATCATACAATATTGTTACGACGGACGAAACCAGGTTGCCTTTTTTGCCCCATAACGCTCGAAACAAGGGACCATAAGAAAAGAAAACAGTTTTCCAAACTAAATAATATTATAGGTGTACATATTGCTTTGAATTTAATAAAATAGATATTGTTTCGAACTGAGAGACCGAAATACCAGGCGGATCGTAGGGATGTGCCGTTGATGACGGCGGAGTTGCGATAAACAGGGGTTGCCGGGAGAATCGGCAATCTAATGCACGCCAAAAAGTGATTATGAATGTGGGAGTTCGAGGATGGTTCGCGAAACGACAATACTTATTGCTGAAGACGATGCAGGCCACTTTCTGCTGGTTAAGAAGAACCTCTGGCAAAGTTGTGTAGCTCAAGACATTCTTCACTTCAAGGACGGACAGGAGGTGCTTAATTTTTTGTTCAAGAGAGGTGATGGACCGGTCAGAGAAGATGGACGCAGTTACCTGCTTCTTCTGGACATAAGAATGCCCAAAGTTGATGGTCGGGAGGTTCTCAGACAGATCAAACAGGATGAAGACCTGCGTGATATGCCTGTGATCATGCTGACCACCACTGATGCACCTGACGAAATAAACCGTTGCTATGAGCTTGGCTGCAGCTTCTACATAATCAAGCCCGTTGATTACAGAGATTTTATGGATTCCGTCTCTAACCTTGGGGCATTTTTATCACTGTCAGGCGTTAAAATTCCCAGCCTTGCCGGATCGGGCGAGCATGAGCATATAGCTTCTGAACATAAGAGTCCTTACTGAAGGTTCGAGGGGAAGAACCAGGAGGCAAGATCATGAACTGCGTTGAATTTCTGGAAAATGCAGGAGCTCACTTCAGCAGATCTGAACGGATTTCTGCCTTCAC comes from the Anaerohalosphaera lusitana genome and includes:
- a CDS encoding histidine kinase; its protein translation is MPPRLSLLGVRTASSKGNRIRPTLLLAVGLSILVILYISVVSAEKLGLRHIETEAVMEIRTIGGLVKGKGCENVLPELSAVLSCLASHSDVVSGLSQQDHELLKVAVEPFNWPDRKNHQTAFLSIYDSSGTVKASNKRKGIRPLPLADPQQITSPTTQVALSSSSSGYHQLLVIIPITIDNQLQGFAVGQQQLANVMSSVARKHDIEFAIRNSRRDSEDREQPQRILSSDKELLNALADQVWNETNDSATEKRLVFRSRSLIPGVFPIYDALGTRTGELAILKDITHSVAVFDHVLGIFAILITTAGLFILMILFGFIRHINRNLSQTHSQLLDEIEERKKVEEFLRESKQRYSLLTQSIPGIVFQFKMTGDGSCSETFIEGNIPELCCEYGIDQKECGLFFELIHEDDVDDVVASLIQAASLERTWSAEYRIKCAPGSERWVRATANPGSTDEHNRTLWNGVMLDVTDKKKEEKNRLELEEELLRISERERRRIGYELHDSIGQQLTGIAFMVKATQARLESRDLTEAKDMEDVSRLINDTIDETRDLAKMIHPIDLKVSGFLPALEQLMAMSESLFGIECRLICDSAVRFSTFSDDTAMHLYRITEEAILNAIRHGKAKSVWVEINKRDKDMVLIIQNDGEDFPEAPVSQNGMGLKIMDYRAQLIHGSVTIGPRPAGGAHLSCKFRENN
- a CDS encoding response regulator; translation: MNQHVKATDVKKARILLVDDHPIVRQGLSELINHEDDMVVCGHAEESYEAMSFIRNETLDMVIVDISLRETSGMELIKDIRAQRPHMPILTLSMHDESLYAERALRAGANGYVMKQEATDVLVGAIRKVMDGELHLSDNMAARMVRKLVGGKMKVESSPIDRLSDRELEVFRLTGQGLGTRHIAERLHLSIKTIETYRAHIKEKLSLGDAAELLQYAIQWVNSEVMSQPPETRT
- a CDS encoding glycosyltransferase family 4 protein; the encoded protein is MGPSLKIVFVSSFKPRKCGIASFTSDLISSTKMLQGERFFPEVIALESDGEFQYDKPVTLRLRKNAEYHYVYAADYVNMSDVDMVCIQHEYGLFGGEAGSHLSIFLERVKKPVITTLHTILDKPDVKQFELLKEICGRSDKVVVMSYRGATLLKELYRVPARKIIHIPHGIPDFPFSESTSWKRELNLGDRRIITTFGLLSPNKGIEIMLKALTTIIKTDPSVLYMVLGTVHPEIVRREGYTLQTDLAKKAKQLGVAGHVAFYNRFVSDRELLTFLGATDVYVSPYLHPEQVSSGTLAFAIGFGKAVVSTPFYAAQELLADGRGKLVDFGNSEELADTVIDIITHPGKLWDMRRRAYAYGREMRWSKVSRAYWDLFLSCLENRTESYNIVTTDETRLPFLPHNARNKGP
- a CDS encoding response regulator, which encodes MVRETTILIAEDDAGHFLLVKKNLWQSCVAQDILHFKDGQEVLNFLFKRGDGPVREDGRSYLLLLDIRMPKVDGREVLRQIKQDEDLRDMPVIMLTTTDAPDEINRCYELGCSFYIIKPVDYRDFMDSVSNLGAFLSLSGVKIPSLAGSGEHEHIASEHKSPY